Proteins encoded within one genomic window of Humulus lupulus chromosome 1, drHumLupu1.1, whole genome shotgun sequence:
- the LOC133780490 gene encoding uncharacterized protein LOC133780490 has translation MLNPRETHPDEKKKKEEDEEIGVFRVKKCFNGVIDDDDTSSRVSSISMQEAITTLTRMMNGMEFLSSLGCKCSCSDKNSVDTKDVGEINFS, from the exons ATGTTGAACCCACGAGAAACACATCCAGatgagaaaaaaaagaaagaagaagacgAGGAAATTGGAGTTTTTCGAGTTAAAAAATGCTTTAATGGAGTAATCGACGACGACGACACGAGTTCAAGAGTTTCAAGCATTAGTATGCAAGAAGCTATAACTACCCTTACAAGAATG ATGAATGGAATGGAGTTTCTCAGTAGTTTGGGTTGTAAATGTTCTTGTTCAGATAAAAACTCTGTTGATACTAAAGATGTTGGTGAAATCAACTTTAGTTAA